The Chloroflexota bacterium genome contains the following window.
AAGGGGCGACCCTCCGGCGGGTAGCCCAGCGGGTTGAGCGCCTGCTCCACGGCTTGCTGGAGCGCCCGAAGTTGACCGCTGGCGTCTTCCACGCCAATCCACATCACGTTGGGCCGGCGCGCGTCGGGGAAGCAACCCGCGCCCGCCACCGCAAACGCCAGTGGAGCCACGAGCCCGCACGTCCGCTCCAATGCCGAGACAACCGCGCCGATGCGCTCCTCTGGCACGTCGCCCAGGAACTTTAGCGTCAGGTGGATGGAATCGGGCCGCACCCATCGCACGCTGCCGCTTGGCGCCGTCGCCTTCAGTTGCCGCTGGATTTCGGCCAGGCGCTGCTTGACCTCTTCGCCCAGTTCTACCGCGACAAACGACCGAATCGCTGCCATATCCCGCTACTTCTTGAACCCAATGGGGCGTTCCGGCCCGAAGCCTTCGGTGGGCGTCTTGATTTCGCCGAACTGCTCCTCAAACTTCTGGAGGTTGTCGCCCAGAGCGCGCAACAGGAGTTTCGCGTTCATGGGCGTCATCAGCACACGCGCATACACCTTCGCCTTCGGGATGTTGGGCAAGATGCGCGCGAAGTCCAGGACCACCTCCGACGGCGAATGGGTGATCATCACGAAGTTCGCGTACACGGCTTCCAGGTCCGCAGGCAGTTCCACATTCACGGAGACGGGACGGCCTCCGTCTTGCGGGTTGCTCATTCCGAGCCTCCTTCAGAGGGTACTTGCAATTGGGCCGAGCCTGGGCCGCCTAGAAGGGCACGTTCGTATCGCTGATGTCAGGCCCCAAATCCTCGCGGTCCACCAGGCCGACGTCCTCCGGCTGCGCGCCCCGCCCGCCGAGAAAGCGCACGTTGCGGGCGCGCAGTTCCAGCGAGGCGCGGGGCTGCCCGTCCTGGCCGACCCAGGCGGAGGCATCAATTTCGCCTTCCACCAGCACAAGCCGGCCCTTCGCCAGGTACTGGTTGCACAGTTCGGCGAGTTTCCCCCACGCCGAGACCCGGAACCAGGTCGTTTTCTCCTGGGGTTCTCCGTTCGCGTTCTTCCACCTGCGGTTGGTGGCGATGCGAAAGTCCGTAACCGCCTGGCCCGTGGGCGTGTACCGCATCTTGGGGTCGTCTCCCAGATGGCCGATGACAATGGTGTTCTGGTACATAATCGCTCTCCTTTGCTCCGCCAATCTCAAAAGCCGCTATCTGCACATCATGATAGCGCAAGTCGGTGGGGCGTGTCAAGGCGACTGCGGGGCTGGTTGCATTTCGGTTGCGGGGCAACGCACAGACCTTTGGGTGCTTCACGGTCGTGGGGGCTTGACCTCACCCATCCCCACTGGGCGCGGCGAAGCGTCGCGCCGGATGACGACCACGCGGGATCAGTCCACCGTCAGCGTCTTGCTCAAGTTGCGCGGGAAGTCGGGGTCAATGCCGCGCGCCACGCTCAGGTGATAGGCGATCAACTGCGCCGGAATCGTCAGCGCAATCGGCGCCAGGTCGCGGGGCGACGCGGGCACCGG
Protein-coding sequences here:
- the thpR gene encoding RNA 2',3'-cyclic phosphodiesterase — its product is MAAIRSFVAVELGEEVKQRLAEIQRQLKATAPSGSVRWVRPDSIHLTLKFLGDVPEERIGAVVSALERTCGLVAPLAFAVAGAGCFPDARRPNVMWIGVEDASGQLRALQQAVEQALNPLGYPPEGRPFKPHLTLGRANRSAPVADLRKVGELVSRLEVGRLGQVEVAEIVLMRSDLSPAGARYTPLAHIPLRGAGA
- a CDS encoding DUF3467 domain-containing protein; this translates as MSNPQDGGRPVSVNVELPADLEAVYANFVMITHSPSEVVLDFARILPNIPKAKVYARVLMTPMNAKLLLRALGDNLQKFEEQFGEIKTPTEGFGPERPIGFKK
- a CDS encoding single-stranded DNA-binding protein — protein: MYQNTIVIGHLGDDPKMRYTPTGQAVTDFRIATNRRWKNANGEPQEKTTWFRVSAWGKLAELCNQYLAKGRLVLVEGEIDASAWVGQDGQPRASLELRARNVRFLGGRGAQPEDVGLVDREDLGPDISDTNVPF